In Arthrobacter sp. SLBN-112, a genomic segment contains:
- a CDS encoding pilus assembly protein TadG-related protein, translating to MRRMTSKGSERGVVAPMTALLMVFLLGMAAFAVDVATMYSEHAQLQNGADASALAIANQCSKAATPCAADQAAAASGYANGNALDAHSNVVSAIADAGAGTVDVTIQSQTADGSSNHFSLQFAKVIGIPTADISASARAKWGYPSSGSGFPLAFSQSCWNLGPATPTGGDVQKITWKPGTPSCTNASGLTIPGGWGWLDDASTDPCTAVTSVGSFTTSNPGNNPPTTCQTILQSWKNTLTAGGVVKVTFPIFDTASGSGNTGVFHIVGYATFSIMGWHFGNASGPYEFRDTSTDPGMNANLACSSGNDRCIIGQFVEYSTSIGGSGGSDFGTSSVSLTK from the coding sequence ATGCGGCGGATGACTTCAAAAGGCTCAGAGCGTGGCGTCGTGGCACCCATGACAGCTCTCCTCATGGTCTTCCTGCTGGGAATGGCGGCCTTTGCCGTCGATGTTGCCACCATGTACTCGGAGCACGCGCAGCTTCAAAACGGCGCCGATGCCTCCGCCCTCGCTATTGCCAACCAATGCTCCAAAGCGGCGACACCCTGCGCTGCCGACCAGGCAGCAGCTGCATCGGGATATGCAAACGGCAACGCCCTGGATGCTCATAGCAATGTAGTCAGTGCTATAGCCGACGCTGGAGCAGGGACCGTGGACGTAACGATTCAGTCGCAGACGGCTGATGGCAGCAGCAACCACTTCTCCCTTCAGTTCGCCAAGGTGATCGGAATCCCGACGGCCGACATCAGCGCTTCGGCACGAGCAAAGTGGGGTTATCCCAGCAGCGGCAGCGGATTCCCGCTCGCGTTCTCGCAAAGCTGCTGGAATCTTGGCCCGGCGACGCCGACCGGCGGTGACGTCCAGAAAATCACGTGGAAGCCTGGGACGCCGTCCTGCACAAACGCGTCAGGTCTGACCATTCCCGGTGGATGGGGATGGCTGGATGACGCATCCACCGATCCATGCACGGCTGTCACCTCAGTGGGAAGCTTCACCACCAGCAATCCCGGCAACAACCCGCCGACGACTTGCCAAACTATCCTGCAGAGCTGGAAGAACACACTCACCGCCGGTGGAGTCGTGAAGGTTACGTTCCCCATTTTTGATACGGCCTCAGGCAGCGGAAACACGGGTGTATTCCACATCGTGGGTTATGCAACTTTCAGCATCATGGGCTGGCATTTCGGAAATGCTTCTGGCCCATACGAATTCCGCGACACTTCGACGGACCCCGGCATGAACGCCAACCTGGCCTGTTCGAGTGGAAATGACCGCTGCATCATCGGCCAATTTGTCGAATACAGCACCTCCATTGGAGGTTCAGGCGGATCAGATTTCGGCACATCAAGTGTCTCACTCACCAAATAG
- a CDS encoding TadE/TadG family type IV pilus assembly protein — MSSLVKRRLRPRAREAGAVAVEFALVLPLFLVLVLGIGRNGTGIQHPGLTQRSGTPSLPICRSPLCRRRLYANKRPSSRSSCCAICGTDSHQHRYRLYGHWYLRRWQ; from the coding sequence ATGAGTTCCCTTGTTAAACGCAGATTGCGTCCTCGAGCGAGGGAGGCTGGCGCAGTGGCCGTCGAGTTCGCGTTAGTTCTTCCGCTCTTCCTAGTCCTTGTCCTGGGCATCGGCCGAAATGGGACGGGCATTCAACATCCAGGTCTCACTCAGCGAAGCGGCACGCCAAGCCTCCCGATATGCCGCAGTCCACTGTGCCGACGCCGGCTATATGCCAACAAGCGCCCAAGCAGCAGGAGTAGCTGCTGCGCCATCTGTGGCACTGACAGCCACCAACATCGCTATCGCCTATACGGGCACTGGTACCTGCGCAGATGGCAATGA
- a CDS encoding Flp family type IVb pilin, translating to MSALMISLIALVSGVKNRLESEKGATAVEYGLLVALIAAVIIVVVAALGGQINTAFNTVSGQL from the coding sequence ATGTCAGCTCTCATGATCTCGCTTATCGCTCTAGTCTCAGGCGTCAAGAATCGCCTGGAATCAGAGAAGGGCGCTACCGCTGTTGAGTACGGTCTCCTGGTGGCTTTGATCGCCGCCGTGATCATCGTCGTTGTGGCTGCTTTGGGCGGCCAGATCAACACCGCGTTCAATACCGTCTCAGGCCAGCTCTGA
- a CDS encoding Flp family type IVb pilin: MTSLMVSMMAFVAGVKDRFSSEKGATAVEYGLLVALIAAVIVVVVATLGTQINTAFTTISGKL; encoded by the coding sequence ATGACTTCTCTCATGGTCTCGATGATGGCCTTCGTTGCCGGCGTCAAGGATCGCTTCTCTTCCGAAAAGGGCGCAACGGCCGTTGAGTACGGCCTGCTGGTAGCGCTGATTGCGGCAGTCATCGTCGTTGTTGTCGCCACCCTCGGCACTCAGATCAACACCGCGTTCACCACCATCTCCGGCAAGCTCTGA
- a CDS encoding A24 family peptidase, whose translation MAEILIARLLPRLGGLPALSVRITTAAVTGAACVAFALRFGNIAGLPALILLAVLGVQLARVDIASHLLPNQLVLILLIFGTFLLAAPLIFGQQADGFVRALVGAVILFAVYLILALISPGGIGMGDVKLAAPVGLYLGYLGWSQLLYGGLLGFIVNGLTTAVLLSGKRRNRAREVAHGPAMLGALALTAPPFRITGFRSGRRPVPATRRIHPSSQENTRVVP comes from the coding sequence ATGGCTGAGATCCTGATTGCCCGGCTGCTCCCGCGGCTGGGCGGCCTCCCAGCGCTGAGCGTTCGGATTACGACGGCGGCAGTCACCGGCGCCGCATGCGTCGCCTTCGCCTTGCGCTTTGGAAATATAGCGGGACTGCCGGCATTGATACTCCTTGCCGTACTTGGCGTTCAGCTTGCAAGGGTGGATATTGCGTCGCATTTATTGCCCAACCAGCTCGTGTTGATTCTGCTCATCTTCGGCACTTTCCTTTTAGCAGCACCCTTGATATTTGGCCAGCAAGCTGATGGCTTTGTCCGCGCACTCGTTGGTGCCGTCATTTTGTTCGCTGTCTACCTTATTTTGGCGTTGATTTCGCCCGGCGGCATCGGTATGGGTGATGTGAAGCTGGCCGCACCCGTCGGCCTTTACCTGGGGTACCTAGGTTGGAGCCAGCTGCTCTACGGAGGCCTTCTGGGCTTCATCGTCAATGGCCTCACCACGGCTGTACTTCTCAGCGGAAAACGCCGGAATAGAGCGCGCGAAGTGGCACATGGCCCCGCGATGCTTGGGGCGCTTGCCCTCACCGCCCCTCCTTTTCGCATAACGGGTTTCCGTTCCGGCCGGCGCCCCGTGCCCGCCACGCGGCGCATCCATCCGAGTAGTCAAGAGAACACCCGCGTCGTGCCCTAG
- the rplM gene encoding 50S ribosomal protein L13 has translation MRTYTPKPGDINRQWHVIDATDVVLGRLASQTAILLRGKHKATFASHMDMGDFVIIINAEKVALTGAKLEQKRAYRHSGYPGGLTSVNYAELLESNPVRAVEKAIKGMLPKNSLAAQQLGKLKVYRGAEHPHAAQQPKTFEITQVAQ, from the coding sequence GTGCGTACGTACACCCCGAAGCCCGGCGATATCAACCGCCAGTGGCACGTCATTGACGCCACCGACGTTGTCCTTGGTCGTCTTGCAAGCCAGACCGCAATCCTGCTGCGCGGCAAGCACAAGGCCACTTTCGCGTCCCACATGGACATGGGCGACTTCGTCATCATCATCAACGCTGAGAAGGTTGCCCTGACCGGCGCCAAGCTGGAGCAGAAGCGCGCATACCGCCACTCCGGCTACCCGGGCGGCCTGACCTCCGTCAACTACGCGGAACTGCTGGAAAGCAACCCGGTCCGCGCCGTTGAGAAGGCCATCAAGGGCATGCTCCCCAAGAACTCCCTCGCTGCACAGCAGCTGGGCAAGCTGAAGGTGTACCGCGGTGCTGAGCACCCGCACGCCGCCCAGCAGCCCAAGACTTTCGAAATCACCCAGGTCGCCCAGTAG